From a region of the Chloroflexota bacterium genome:
- a CDS encoding ParB/RepB/Spo0J family partition protein, with translation MSTRRGLGKGLGALIPGGESTASSAIPLSGTADVPVSEIGPNPRQPRDSIESEALAELAESIKTHGLIQPLVLTQAPAGSSVRYYLIAGERRWRACKMAGIDAIPAIIKEVSPQGMLELALVENLQRADLNPLEEAGAYQSLVEEFGLTQEVVAARVGKSRVAVTNAMRLLRLPVPAKEAIISGEIREGHGRALLGLPSDELMEQALGVVISRNLSVRQTEELVRRLNQAAAEPDEVAGEEEESPETRELERRFREALGTKVNLYRSRRGGRIVIHFYSEEELSALFDNIVGEFEL, from the coding sequence GTGAGTACAAGACGTGGCTTAGGTAAAGGCCTGGGCGCATTGATCCCGGGCGGCGAGTCGACTGCTTCTTCTGCGATCCCCTTGTCCGGCACTGCCGACGTGCCGGTGAGTGAAATTGGACCCAATCCCAGGCAACCGCGCGACAGCATCGAGTCCGAGGCGCTGGCCGAACTGGCCGAGTCCATCAAAACCCACGGCCTGATTCAACCCCTGGTGTTGACACAGGCGCCCGCGGGAAGCTCGGTGCGCTACTATTTGATTGCGGGAGAGCGCCGGTGGCGGGCATGCAAGATGGCCGGCATCGATGCAATCCCAGCCATCATCAAGGAGGTCTCTCCCCAGGGCATGCTGGAGTTGGCCCTGGTGGAAAACCTCCAGCGGGCTGACCTGAATCCCCTGGAGGAAGCCGGTGCCTACCAGTCGCTGGTGGAAGAGTTTGGCCTGACCCAGGAGGTCGTGGCTGCCAGGGTAGGCAAGAGCCGCGTGGCGGTTACCAACGCGATGCGCCTGTTACGGCTGCCGGTCCCGGCCAAGGAAGCGATCATCTCCGGAGAGATTCGAGAAGGCCACGGGCGCGCCCTGTTGGGTCTGCCCAGCGACGAACTAATGGAGCAGGCGCTGGGCGTGGTGATCAGCCGAAACCTCAGCGTTCGCCAGACCGAGGAGTTGGTGCGGCGCCTGAACCAGGCTGCCGCCGAACCGGACGAGGTTGCGGGTGAGGAAGAGGAGAGCCCCGAAACCCGGGAACTGGAAAGGCGCTTCCGCGAGGCGCTGGGCACCAAGGTCAATCTCTACCGCAGCCGCCGCGGCGGGCGCATTGTGATTCACTTCTATTCCGAAGAGGAACTGAGCGCGCTCTTCGATAACATCGTGGGGGAGTTTGAGTTGTAG
- a CDS encoding ParA family protein, translated as MTRIYAFANQKGGVGKTTTAVNVAAFLAASKRRVLLVDCDPQGNATSSVGVDPDELSVSLYDVLINGTAVDRSISLSGRLRLDLIPSSANLAGADVEMVGMMDRERLLARALKPVLPRYDHVLLDCPPSLSLLTLNALTTAQDGVIIPIQCEYLPLEGLGRLTRTVQLVRERLNPDLRIFGIVMTMFDGRTNLSQQVVAEVRQHFPNEIFDAVIPRSVRLSEAPSYGEPIIAYAPKSAGAVAYKALTQEVLARENGMVR; from the coding sequence ATGACCCGTATCTACGCATTTGCCAATCAAAAAGGTGGCGTGGGAAAAACCACCACAGCTGTCAACGTGGCTGCCTTCCTTGCAGCTTCGAAACGACGCGTGTTGCTGGTTGACTGTGATCCCCAGGGCAATGCCACCAGCAGCGTGGGCGTCGATCCCGACGAACTCTCCGTCTCCCTTTACGATGTCCTGATCAACGGCACCGCGGTTGACCGGTCCATCAGCCTTTCCGGGCGGTTGCGCCTCGATTTAATACCCTCGTCGGCCAACCTTGCCGGTGCCGATGTGGAAATGGTTGGCATGATGGACCGGGAACGCCTGCTGGCGCGCGCGCTCAAGCCCGTGCTACCGCGCTATGATCACGTCCTGCTGGACTGTCCTCCGAGCTTGAGCCTGCTAACCCTGAACGCATTGACTACAGCCCAGGATGGGGTGATTATCCCTATCCAGTGCGAATATCTGCCCCTGGAGGGCCTGGGACGACTGACCCGGACCGTTCAATTGGTGCGCGAGCGCCTCAATCCGGATCTGCGCATCTTCGGCATCGTCATGACCATGTTCGATGGCCGTACCAATCTCTCTCAACAGGTGGTGGCCGAGGTGAGGCAGCACTTTCCCAATGAAATTTTCGATGCAGTTATCCCGCGCAGCGTGCGCCTGAGTGAGGCACCCAGCTATGGCGAGCCAATCATCGCCTATGCGCCCAAATCGGCTGGCGCGGTCGCCTACAAGGCACTCACCCAAGAGGTGCTGGCCCGCGAGAATGGTATGGTGAGGTAG
- a CDS encoding PfkB family carbohydrate kinase codes for MDFLTLGHITRDLVPGGYTVGGTVTYASVAAMRLGWKPGVITRTGPDIDLPDVYNRIELLPLPSEKTTTFQNIYTPTGRVQKLHTVAWPIGPEDIPSSWQREPKIVLLGPLANEIKPDVSSMFPDALVGVVPQGWMRAWNEQGLVSPKPWDSAEEILPHVDVLVLSFEDIDHDLGRAEHCWELLGNGLMVLTRGRDGCDVYFRGDTTRVEPRPAEEVDPTGAGDVFAAAFLIRLFETGDPLNAARFANVAASFNIEGSGIDGIPERGQIENWLAEHPD; via the coding sequence ATGGATTTCCTGACACTTGGGCACATTACCAGGGACCTCGTCCCTGGTGGCTATACCGTTGGCGGTACAGTCACCTATGCGTCGGTCGCGGCCATGCGCCTGGGTTGGAAACCAGGTGTGATCACTCGCACAGGGCCTGATATCGATCTGCCTGATGTGTATAATCGCATCGAACTGTTGCCGCTGCCCAGCGAAAAAACCACGACCTTTCAAAACATCTACACGCCCACCGGGCGTGTCCAGAAGCTTCACACTGTGGCCTGGCCCATCGGACCGGAGGACATTCCAAGCTCGTGGCAGAGGGAACCAAAGATCGTCCTGTTGGGCCCATTGGCCAATGAGATCAAGCCCGACGTGTCCTCCATGTTCCCCGACGCGCTCGTCGGTGTCGTGCCCCAGGGCTGGATGAGAGCGTGGAACGAGCAAGGGCTGGTGAGTCCCAAACCGTGGGACAGTGCCGAAGAGATTCTGCCCCATGTTGACGTTCTGGTGCTTAGCTTCGAGGATATCGACCACGACCTGGGCCGGGCAGAGCATTGTTGGGAGTTGCTTGGCAACGGTCTCATGGTTCTCACCCGAGGCCGCGACGGCTGTGATGTCTATTTCCGAGGCGATACCACCCGCGTTGAGCCACGACCGGCCGAAGAGGTGGATCCAACCGGCGCCGGCGACGTCTTCGCAGCTGCCTTTCTTATCCGCCTGTTTGAAACTGGAGACCCCCTGAATGCGGCCCGCTTCGCCAACGTCGCGGCATCCTTCAACATCGAAGGATCGGGAATCGACGGGATTCCAGAACGTGGTCAAATTGAAAACTGGCTCGCCGAACATCCCGATTGA
- a CDS encoding Maf family protein, whose amino-acid sequence MTIGSPGRGEFLSRKPIGSRSDVAISSDPNQPKLILASQSPRRLELLTQLGVPFQLASADIDETPRPGEPPDALVQRLAREKAMAVQRLFPRHPVLAADTVVVLDGRILGKPIDEQEALLMLRDLRGRDHLVLSAVFAATGSTGRQAAELSRSLVWMRPYSEKEIISYIASGDPMDKAGAYAIQNRDFAPVERIDGCFSGVMGFPLAHVVRALRSIGITPPGDVVTACAPYAGFCCDA is encoded by the coding sequence ATGACGATTGGTAGTCCTGGGCGTGGCGAGTTTCTAAGCAGGAAGCCAATCGGCAGCAGGAGCGACGTGGCAATCTCATCTGACCCCAACCAACCCAAACTCATACTGGCTTCTCAGTCTCCCCGGCGGCTGGAGTTGCTGACCCAACTGGGCGTGCCGTTTCAATTGGCATCGGCCGACATCGACGAGACCCCCCGGCCCGGTGAACCTCCGGACGCGCTGGTGCAGAGGCTGGCCCGGGAAAAGGCCATGGCGGTACAGAGGCTGTTTCCCCGCCATCCTGTGCTGGCCGCCGATACGGTCGTGGTGCTTGACGGCCGTATTCTTGGAAAGCCCATCGACGAGCAGGAAGCCCTCCTCATGTTACGCGACCTGCGGGGGCGAGACCACCTGGTGCTGAGTGCCGTATTCGCCGCAACCGGCAGCACAGGCCGGCAGGCCGCAGAACTGAGCCGGTCGTTGGTCTGGATGCGCCCCTATAGCGAAAAGGAAATCATCAGCTATATCGCCAGCGGTGATCCCATGGATAAGGCGGGTGCTTACGCCATTCAGAATCGCGACTTTGCACCGGTCGAGCGCATCGACGGCTGCTTCAGTGGGGTCATGGGATTCCCTCTGGCCCATGTTGTGCGAGCCCTACGCTCTATCGGTATCACCCCGCCGGGCGATGTGGTGACCGCCTGCGCTCCCTATGCAGGCTTCTGCTGTGATGCCTGA